One Triticum dicoccoides isolate Atlit2015 ecotype Zavitan chromosome 4B, WEW_v2.0, whole genome shotgun sequence genomic window carries:
- the LOC119291922 gene encoding transcription factor bHLH61-like, which yields MGGMDQLDEQSFLDELMSLRREEAPWLAYTGSGMMTTSDLLFYGGEGAGEASSGTDLAGPFLQQPMAPPHRSHEEFNFDYLSEVCNPYRSCVGVVPRHGVAHGAGQALVQYPLHDAMAEDDPSGSNLHRGGGSSSSPVPFVFGAGGAGESPEMIRGVFTGAHARSKLNGGTTSKNLMAERRRRKRLNDRLSMLRSIVPKISKMDRTSILGDTIDYVNELTERIKTLEEEIGATPEELNLLNTTKNFFSGSSEEMPMRNSTKFVIEKQGDGETRIDICCATSPGVLISTVSALEVLGLEIEQCVFSCFGDFAMQASCSQEEGRSRVTSTDEIKQALFTSAGYGGRCL from the exons ATGGGCGGCATGGATCAGCTCGACGAGCAGTCATTCCTCGACGAGCTCATGTCCCTGCGCCGGGAGGAGGCGCCGTGGCTGGCGTACACGGGCAGCGGCATGATGACGACAAGCGACCTCCTCTTCTACGGCGGTGAGGGCGCCGGCGAGGCGAGCAGCGGCACGGACTTGGCCGGGCCGTTTCTTCAACAGCCCATGGCGCCACCGCACCGGTCGCACGAGGAGTTCAACTTCGACTACCTCAGCGAAGTGTGCAATCCTTATAGGAGCTGCGTCGGCGTCGTCCCTCGGCATGGGGTCGCCCACGGGGCCGGCCAGGCGCTGGTTCAGTATCCTCTCCACGACGCCATGGCGGAGGACGACCCCAGCGGCAGCAACCTGCATCGCGGTGGTGGGTCGTCGTCGTCACCGGTGCCGTTCGTGTTCGGAGCAGGAGGCGCCGGGGAGAGCCCGGAGATGATAAGGGGCGTCTTCACCGGCGCCCACGCTCGAAGCAAGCTCAACGGCGGCACTACCTCCAAGAACCTCATGGCGGAAAGGCGGCGCCGGAAGCGTCTCAACGACCGCCTCTCCATGCTTCGCTCCATCGTGCCCAAGATCAGCAAG ATGGATAGGACCTCGATCCTAGGGGACACCATAGACTACGTGAATGAACTAACCGAGCGGATCAAAACCCTCGAGGAGGAGATCGGCGCCACGCCGGAGGAGCTGAACCTGCTGAACACCACGAAGAATTTCTTCAGCGGTAGCAGCGAGGAGATGCCGATGAGGAATTCCACCAAG TTTGTCATCGAGAAACAGGGCGACGGCGAAACGAGGATCGACATCTGCTGCGCCACTAGCCCCGGCGTGCTGATCTCGACGGTGAGCGCGCTGGAGGTGCTGGGGCTGGAGATCGAGCAGTGCGTCTTCAGCTGCTTCGGCGACTTCGCCATGCAAGCATCATGCTCACAA gaggaaggcaGGAGCCGAGTGACAAGCACCGACGAGATCAAGCAGGCATTGTTCACGAGTGCCGGCTATGGAGGAAGGTGTCTGTAG